Genomic segment of Scardovia inopinata JCM 12537:
CTCTTTGATTAGGCTTATTGTAGGGAGGAACAACAACCAGGGCAGCATCAATCCCGGGGATTTCAGCGACTTCATTAGTCAGCCTCACTGTTTCTTCCGGATTGTTGCTGCCTGTTCCTGCAATAAGGGGAACCCGGCCGCCAATAATCGAACTGAAATTCCGGTATAATTCCACTGTTTCATCATGAGTCAGTTCAGGATTTTCTCCTGTTGTCCCCCCTATAACAAAACCGTTCGATCCCTGCTCTATCACATGATTGCTTAATTTTTCCAGGGCAGAATAATTAATCTTCTGGTCCTGACCAAAAGGAGTTATTAGGGCCGTATATAGATCTGCTTGCTTAATACGCATCATACCTCATGCATCCTCTCAGAAATAAAAGAACAGACGGCTTCGACTCCCTTCCCTATGGCACTCTCTTTAGGATTGAAAGTTGCCGTATGCAGACATGACTCATCATCAACCCCCAGCCAGAACATTGTCCCAGGGAAACGGGCAAGAAGGTAACCAAAATCTTCTCCTGTCATGGCTGGTTCCACCGTGGAGTAATCCACACCAGGCAAGGCTTTCATAATATGGATCAGATTTTTGGTCAGGTGGGGATCGTTGACAACCGGCAGGTAGCCACCTTGATGAAGCCGGCAGGAAACAGTTACTGAATAAGCTTCTTCCAGCCCCCGGCACAGGGCCAGGAGCTGATCATCGATCCTCTGAATGGTGTTTTGGCTCAGCCCTCGTATGGTCCCCTCAATGTGGGCATGGCCGGCAATAATATTTCTTGCCCTGCCTGCCTGAATCTTCCCCAAAGTAAGAACCCCACCCTGAACTGGGTCAATTCCACGAGAAATTATGGTCTGAGCCTGCATAATAAGGGCTGCTGCGGCCATAAGAGCGTCTTTAGAATCCTGGGGGAAGGCAGCATGCCCACCCACACCCTCTATGTCTATGGTTACTTCGGTAGTTCCTGCAAAGAGGGTTCCCATCCTGCAACCGATCTGTCCAGCTGGCAGATCGGGAGTGTCATGGAGGGCATAAAACTCATCTGGCTTCCACTCTCCGGTAAAAATTCCTGATTCATACGCTCTTTTAGCTCCGCTCTCAGCCTCTTCCGCGGGCTGAAAAAAGAAAATGAGATTATCCTCGGGCTGGTGCACAGAAAAATAGCTGAGCACCCCCAAAGCCACAGCCATGTGTATGTCATGCCCGCAGGCGTGCATATACCCAGGATTTGTCGAGCTAAAAGGCAGATCTGTTTTTTCCTCAATCGGCAAAGCATCCATATCAGCTCGGTAAGCGATCGTTCTGCGAGGCCGAAATCCTGACACCAAAACGAGAACAGCTGTGGACAAATTTTCAGGAACTCGTACCTGCAAAAATTCCTGATTCATACCAGAAATAACTTTCAGCACGTACGCCTGGGTCTTCACTTCTTTCAAGGCTGGTTCCGGAATCTGATGAAGATTCCGGCGAATAGAAATGAGGTTTGCCTCGGTTAAAACGGGTGACATCTTTTCCATCATTTCTCAGATCCTTCGCAAATCTTCTTCAATAGCCGTTTTGGATTCAGTGTGAGCATCAACTGATTTGATAACCCTGGCCGGAACTCCTGCAACCACGGTATAGGGCTCCACATCCTGGGTAACCACCGCTCCTGCTGCCACCACAGCATGATCCCCCACCTGAACACCTTCCAAAACAACGGCATTGGCCCCAATAAGCACCTGGTCCCCAATTCTTACCGGTTGAGCTGAGGCTGGCTCGATAACCCCGGCCAGAACCGCCCCAGCCCCAATGTGACAATTCTTGCCTACAGCTGCCCTGCCACCCAGAACAGCCCCCATATCAATCAGGGATCCTTCCCCCACATAAGCCCCAATATTGAGGATGGCACCCATCATGATGACAGCTCCGTCTTTTATGGTTACCCGATCTCTGATAAGGGCTCCCGGCTCTATTCGGGCATGTACCCTGGTCAGATCCAGGAGAGGGAGGGCAGAATTTCTCGCACCAGCCTCTACCCTCACCTGCTCAAATCTGCCTTCATACTTTTGGATGAAAGGCTGCAGAAGAGCCCAGTCGCCAAAAACAATAGCCAGCCTACCTTCTGCAAAAACCTGGGTCTGATCGGGATAAACCAGGCCAGCCATTTCTTCCGAACTGACTCCCCTTATGTAGACGGTAACCGGGGTTTTCTTATCGGACTGAGCTATATAAGAGATAATCTCCCTGGCAGAAAGACTGTTTTCCTGCCCTCCTGTTCCTGCTTCACCTGTGGTCATATATCCTCCTTATATATTATGTATATTTATGCTCGTTAGAGTTTATGCTGTATACTGTCGTTTCTTGCTCTTGTGGCTGTGCTTGTCGTTGAGCTTGTCACTGTGCTTGTCGCTTTTCCTGTCCTTATGCCCGCTCATCGGTGTGGACCAGAATCATAGGCCATATCCAGACGGATTAAATCTTCATAGCTTTCCCGACGAATGACTAGCTGGGGGTGGCCATCTTCAACAAATACAACTGCTGGACGGGGATTGCGGTTATAATTTGATGCCATAGAATATCCATATGCCCCTGTAGCCGGAATGGCCAAAATGTCTCCTGGTTGAGTTTGGGGCAGAGCCTGATCCCAGCAGAGTACATCTCCGGACTCACAGTATTTTCCAGCAATTCGCACAGTCTCAGCTGGCCGGCCTACGGGGTTTTTGGCAAGAAAAGCCTGGTAGCGGGCCCTGTACAAGGCAGGGCGGATGTTGTCCCCCATTCCTCCATCCACAAAAATATATGAATTATAACCAGGAATATCTTTTCTGGATCCCACCGTATACAAGGTACAGGCGGCTGACCCTACCAGCGACCTGCCGGGCTCAATCCACACTGTTGGCAAGGGGAAGGATAAGTCAGCTGCAGCCTGACGGATACTGCTGGACAAAGACTGAACAAAATCTTCCACATCATCCGGATCATCTTCCTGATTATAGGCAATGCCAAAGCCTCCCCCCAGATTCACAGACTGTGCGCAGTAACCAAAATCCCTTCTCCACCGGGCAGCAAGATTGATCATAATTCGAGCCAGGGCCTGAAAGGCATAAGGATCAAAAATTTGTGAACCAATATGGGCATGAATTCCTTCCATACAAAAACGAGAATCAGCAAGAACCTTCTGAAGAGCCCGGTCTGCCTGGCCGGAAGCCAAATCGAAGCCGAATTTGCTGTCAGTCTGACCGGTGCTGATGTAGTCATGGGTGTGGGCACTGACACCAGGAGTTATACGGAGCATAATATGAGCCGGCTCAACCTGATCACGATGAGCAGACCGAGGAGAAGGAAGCATATTTTGTAAAAGTTCTATCTCATGGAAATTATCAATAATGATAAGTCCCACTTTGCTCTTTAGGGCAAAAGTAAGCTCTTCCTGAGATTTATTGTTCCCATGAAAGCTGATCCTTTCAGGGGGAAAACCAGCAGCCAAGGCGGTTGCCAGTTCGCCTCCAGAAACCACATCAACATGCCCCCCCTCCTGGTCGATGAGATTATAAACAGCCTTGCAGGAAAAAGCCTTTGACGCATACGAGATGACAGATCTGATCTTGGCTTTCTCAAATGCCTGCCTGAAAGCCCGGTAATTACGACGGATTCGGCTGACATCATAAGCAATAACCGGGGTACCATAAGTGGCAGCCAGGTCAAGACAGTCGCACCCGCCTACCATAAAATGACCGGATGCGCTGATCTGATCTCTCTGTATCATCTCTGTCACTGTTGCCTCCCCTATCTAATGTTTCTACTTATGTTTCGCTTATATATAGCGCTTATGTTTTTTTATATGTCGGTATGTCGTTTATATTTATATTTTTCTGTATTGTGACAAGAGAACAAAAAACGGACTGCGTCTGCGCAGTCCGGAACTTACACAACGTGCACGAAGCAACGTTTTGAATTATGGAGTTTCGACAGCGCTCCGCGAATCTGATTTCGCGACAGTCTGAAACTTATTCAGCAGCAGACCAGCTCCCGGGCTTGTACCTGCCCGGGGCTTCGGCGGCTTCCCCTTTTACCATCAGTCATAGCCTGGCCGGCTCATGATGGCTACTGATGTCAGTCGCACCTCTTCGATTACTAAGTACTATACACATTACCGTATACTTTGTCAAAGGGTGCATGTTATTTTTTAGTGATTATTGCATACTTAACAGGCAGCGCAGAGATTTTTGGGAGGCAGAATTACATGATTACCTTAGAGAAAGTTCAAGGCAGTGGCAACAGTTTTTTTCTTCTGGACCAAGATCTGCTGCCTTCTGCCTTAAATGAGAATGAGTTGAGCAGACTCGCCCTTGCCCTCTGCCCCAGGAAGACCGGACTTACAGGGGGAGCCGATGGAATTTTAGCGGTGACCGCCAGTCCCACTCCTTCCATACACGTCATTAATGCTGATGGAAGTCAGGCATCCATGTGTGGGAATGGTCTGCGTACTGTAGCACGCTATTTACATGATCATTATGGATTTGGGCAAGAAGGTAAAAGAGATACGATAGATGGCTCTTTCCATGTATCTACTCTCAACGCTAACCTGCAGGTACGATCAGTAGGAAATTTTGCTCCTGGCCTGCCAGCCTATTCCGTGGAAATCTCACCCGTATCCTTTGACAGCCGCAGCCTCCCCTTCACTAATTTGGGTCGAAATCGCCTGATTAATTGCAGCGTCCCTGAGCTTTTACCAGACCTGCGTTTTACTGCCCTGTCTGTTCCTAACCCTCATGTGGTTTCTTTTATGACTCAAGATCAGGTCCAGTCTGATCTTCTTTCATCTCTGGGGAACCGGCTCAATTCTCCCAACCCGTATTTCCCCAATGGTGTGAACGTTAATTTTGCCCACATACTTGGCCGCAATACCCTCTATGTCCGTACTTTCGAGCGGGGAGTCGGACTGACGAACGCCTGCGGAACCGGGATGTCTGCAGCTAGTCTTTGTCTGGTCCTTACCCACCCTCAGATGGGAGAGGCGAACCAGGAAATCACTGTATACAATCCGGGAGGTATGGTAAAAACTCGTGTTCATTACCAGGAGGAGGAAGGAACCTATACGATTAACCTCATTGGCAATGCCACAGTGACCCATCTGATTGAACTCGACGAATCCTGCCTCTACCATCCTCCAGCCCAGGGGTCTGACCTCGAAAAAAAGAAAGCAAAAATCAAAGAAACCGCAGAGAATACAGCGTACCAAGATTTTGTGGCAAAACTCCCCTACCACTGACGGCTGGGCTGGTTCTCAGTCTTGATTCACAGTCCTGGCTCTCAGTCTTGGTTCTCAGCCCCTGTCAATTCCAGGATCATAGCCAAAACCCTCCTGGCAGACTGCTGCAACGTTGCCCTGGTCAGACTGTACTGATGCTCAGGATTGCTCAGAGCATCCATGATATCTTTCTTATCTGAAGGAATACCAGGCATTGTCAGATCATTACCAGCCTTCACACACCCAGCAGCAGAAGCCGCCGGCCATTGGTCACCCGAGGGTCCCATTCCTCCAGTTACCAGCCAATCAGTCATTACAAGACCATCAAAACCCCACTCATCACGCAGAATTTCGGTCACCAAGTCATACCTGTTGCAGGCGTGTTCACCGTTAATGAGATTGTAGGAGGTCATCACTGTTCGGGGATGTGACGTCTTCACGCAAATCTCGAATCCCTTCAGATAGATTTCCCGCAAAGCTCTCTCAGAAATGTTGTTATTCTGGAAGTAGCGGTTTGTCTCCTGATTATTGGCGGCAAAATGCTTGATCGTGGTGGCACATCCCTGATGCCGGCTAACACCCCGGGTGATGGCTGCTGCGATCCTACCGGCGAGGAGCGGATCTTCGGAATAATATTCAAAATCTCTGCCACACAGGGGAGATCGCTGAATATTCATAGCCGGAGCAAGCCAGAGATTCGCCCCGAAGAGCTCCATCTCATCACCAACCAGATCGCCGCACTGCTGAACCAGATCATCATCCCATGACTGGGCTAACTCAGTACCAATCGGGATAGCAGTGCAATACTGATAGTAAACCGTCCGAGCTCGGGCCGAATCAGTGGCTCGAGACTTCATAGCAGCCAGCTCCTCATCCGAATACATGGAGAGCATGTCTGCACCCATAGAAGTCTCCAAAGGCTGAGGTTTACCACCATCTAGGGTATACCTTTGAGAAAGACGCAGGCCGGCAGGACCATCAGCCATGGTCAAAACAGGAAGATCCTGACCTTCAATTTGATGAGTGGTCTCACCAGCAGCACCGGCCAGAGTGGTGGACGCGTCGCCTATGACCTCCATCAAATCATCAGAATCCTTGTATGCTCCCACACACAGGTAGGTCAGATCTTCATCAGACAAAGTCCCTACAAACTCATCCAGACTTCGCTGACCGGAAGCAACGTCCTTCCAGGAGAAAGGCTCTGTTCTGGTGATTTCTGCGGGTTGATCAGAATAAGAAACTGCGGTCGTAGGAATACTGCCAGCATCAATTTCCACTACGGTGGCTGTCGCAATTTCATGTGCTTCCTCCGGGTAGCTATAGGCCGGGCCAGAGGGAACAAAATCCGTAAATCCACTCTCTCCACCGACCGCATGAAGTTGCTGAGTAACGACATCGTCACTCAAGCGAACAATTCCAGCAATATGCGTGGATCGGGAGCTGTCTCCTACCCGTAGGGCATAGTCTCCAGCTTCCAACAGATAGGCACTAGACTTCTGGTCATAAGAGGCAAGAGAAGACAAATTAAAGGTAAGGCTGACTACCTGAGATTGGCCTCCCTGCAATTCCTGAGTCTTGACAAAGCCAGCCAAAGCCTGGTAAGGCTTCGGTAAAGAACGGTCTGGCTGCGGGGCAGAATAGTAGACTTCGACTACATCCTTGCCGGCGGCAGAACCCGTATTGGTAACGGTAGCATTAACAGTTATCGTTTCCCCATCGACTTCTACAGTTCCGGGGCTGACCTTGAAAGTAGTGTATCCTAAACCAAATCCGAAAGGATAAATAGGAGTGGTATTGGTACTGTCAAAATACCGGTAACCGACGAAAATGCCTTCCCGATAATTAGTGTTATTGGGGTCGCCAAAACCTTCTGTTGAAGGATAGTCTTCAATCGGAGCCCAGGTCATAGTCAGTTTTCCTGAAGGATAGGCCTTTCCAGTCAAGACATCGGCGCAGGCATCTCCGGTAGCTGATCCCAGCTGGCCGAGGAGGAGAACGGTTTTGATCTCTTCCAAACCTGTTAAATCAATCAATCCGCCCACATTGAGAACCAAAGCAAAATGCTGATAAGTCTTATTCAGTTCGACAATATCCCTCAGTTCTGTTTCGGTCAGTTTAATGTCTCCCGGGACTGGACGACGGTCCGACCCTTCCCCGGAGTTGCGGGCCAGAACGTACACAGCTGTGTCTGCATCGGTTCCCTTGTGGAGAGGAATTTGATAGTTGGGCTCCACCACCATCTTGCCCATTGTCGCCAGAATCGGATTTTGACCAGCTGCTTTAGCCTCTTGGCGCAGCTTTTGATAAAAGTCCTTTTTTGCAGCACTAATGACCTGATCGTAGGCATCGAGCCAATCTTTAGTGGTGACAGTAACCCCGGCTTTCTCCAAGCCCTCTTCTACGGTTACAAAATGTCGAACATTAACATCACCAGAACCAGTGCCACCCTTAATCGTCTGTCGGGCACCATTGCCGTAGAGGGCTACTGACTGCAGGTTTGTTAAGGGAAGTGTACCATCATTTCTCAGAAGAACCATGCATTCTGGTGCCAGACGGCGGACCAGATCTTCATGCTCCTGTTCGAAAGCTTGTTTATCCGGATCGTTGATACGAATAGTCATAGCAAACTCCTTTTTGTTTTACTGTGCATTTTTACATTTTTTTATTACGTCTTCACACTATTCTAACATTTTCACACTATTCTAATTTAAATTTATTGAATTTCTTCTTACCATTCTTGATAACTTGATAAAGAGGATTCAGCATAAAACGGCCAATGAGGGCACGTAAAAGTCACGGAATCCCTTGGTAGGAGGACGAAGCTGATAGCCAATCTTAGCCCAGGAGAACTTCTCCGTATAGGCGCTGTGCTGTCCTGATATTCAGTATACTCCTGGAAGAATATTGGTGTTTTACACTGAGGACCAAAGGGTTTGTGCAGGCAGTTTATACAGTAAGTTTATACAGGCAGTTTATGCAGGAAGCATCTTTCCCTGCGGATTATTTATGCTGTCAGCAGCATCTGTGGAATCGCTGATTCATTCCTGCCATGTCATTTAAAAAATTTGGGCACGTTCGTAAAGAGAATATGATAATCTCTGACTGTCACAAGAACAACAACGTTCTCTTTGACTAATTAGATTTAGTGATTAAGAAAGGATCAAAATGTCAAATCAAGGAATGCCCCCCCCCCGCTGATAATCAGATAAATCCCAATTTCCAGCCTTATCAACAGAATCAGCCGCCATTTCCTCAGCAAATTCCTCAAAGGAAACCAACAAGTGCTCTCGCTGTTAGCTCACTAGTTTTGGGAATTATCTCGATCATTCTTTCCTTTATCCCGTTTATTAATAATTTTGCTTTTCTTCTTGCTCTGGTCGGGCTGGCCTTATCAATAGCCGGATTAGTTGCTACCGGAAAAACAAAAAATGAAGCAGGAAAAGGTCTTGCGGTAGCCGGTGTTATTTTATGCGTTCTTTCCATCATCATTACATTGGTTATGCAGCAAGCAACCTCAAAAGCTATAGATACAGCGTTTTCAAACACTGCCTCGTCGTCACAAACCAGCACTGCAAAAAGCAAAGACCCTTCACCAAGCCAAAAATCTGATTCATCCAAGAATACTGAAGACAAGACATCCGAGGGTAAAGGAAACGTCGATGGTGACAGGTACACAGTAGAACTTGTTTCTTTGGTAAAATCAATTCCTGATTCTGACGGAAAACCGACCGTTCTTCTGACCTATAAAGTCATCAATAACATGAAAAAGAATTCAAACCCGTTAGATATTAATATTGAAGCTTTTCAAAATAAGAGGCAGCTGGATACAGCAATTTATTTTGATCAGCCCCAAGGCTATGATCCAGGTTCTTTTATGAAGACTATTCAACCAGGAGGGGTTCTTACTGTTACAATTGGTTATGTCCTTGAAGATGAAACATCTCCCGTTACTATTGAAGTAACGGGTACGGTAGATTTCAGTAAAAATCCTCAGAAAGTAACAAAGACTTACGAATTGACAAAATAATTACTCGAGGAGAGACTATCTTCTGAGAATTTTATAGGAATACCTTAGAATCAATATAGGGAATAATGGTCGGCTGTAAAAATATGTATACTATTGCTAGTGCGCAGCCGACCATTCAACCGCTAAATTTCTGCGAAAAAATCATCATTCTTTAAGGGAAAATCCTGGATTTCCTCATAATGAATTCCATTCTTATCAGTCCAGGGCGCAGTTTTCTCTGCGGCACATTCAGCGGCACATTCAGCGCTGAATAATTATTTTCTCTATATCCTTTCCGCGAAAGACTGCTCATACCTTCGTGACCCGCTGTATACGAATAAGTACAAATCGCAGGACCTAAAAATTCACTGCCCGGACTGACCAACTGGCCCATGAACCATGAAACTCTTACTCCACTAATCCCAAGTGCCTCAAGGCATTCATGACCCCATCCTGGTCAACGCTGGACGTCACATAATCAGCATGGGCCTTAACAAGATCACTGGCATTGCCCATAGCCACGCTTATTCCTGCAAAGTCAAGCATATCAATGTCGTTTTCCCCGTCACCAAACACCAGGCATCCCCTGCGATCCAAGCCCCAGGCATCCAGAAGAGCTGCAATCCCTTTGTCTTTGCCCCCATCAGCCGGAATGAAATCAGCAAAATCAGGATGCCAACGCAACGAACGAACGCCAGGCACAGCTTGAACTACCTCTTTTTCAATCTCAGGGGTCACGAACATGCTGAACTGATAAAGGTCATGATTTTTTAAACGGGAGAATGGATCATCATAAACAACATGTGGTGCCGTCTTGCCCAGATGGTCGTAAAGGTGGCGGACGGCGCTGCTCATCTGATTCAGATACCCATATTCGCGTTCAGAAAAATTTACACTAATATCTGGATTCACTGTCAGATAAGCTAGCAAGGCATCTACACTCTGCCGGCTCAGCGGTTCCTGATGGTAAATCGTCTGCTGGTCATACACAACCTGACCGGTCATACATACCACTGCATCAAAATCTATGTGTAGAGTGTCGCGAACTCCATCAAACTCATGTGGCGATCTCCCGGTGGCAATGGCAACCTTAATACCTTTGCTGCGGCAGTAAGCAATTGCATTCCTAGTTGACTGGGGAACATCGTTAGTTTGAAAACTCGTCAAAGTCCCATCAATATCAAAAAAGAGCGAATTTATGCGGGTTTGAACCGGTTCTCCTGTATTCTGGTTTTTTACGGTCGTGTCTTTTTCCATATTTTTATTTTAAACTGACACATCTATCCACAGAGCGGCAAATTTTTCTCTTATATAGTCTTGGAGTGACCCCTCCTGGTGGGTTTACCAAACTACCCTTCACCCAACTGCACATTCAAAAAAGTAAAACCGCAGAAAATAGCCATTCTTGATATTTATCTATGCAGTTGGGTGAAGGGTAGTTTGGTAGCCTTCATTAATTTCATTGAACTTGAGTGTTTAATAGTAGACAACAAAATGAATTCTCATAAAATGCTTAACATAAATTTGGTTTTACTTAAAAATATTTCAAAATGTAGTGTTATAGAACCATTTTCTCAACAAAACAGGAAAAGGGTAGCACAAAAAGGCAGCGCAAAAAACAACACGAAGTGCAGCACGAAAGGCTACACGACAGAATTTATGGATAAAATCTTACGCTGGATGTCCCTTTGTGCTCTTTATGCACAAACTGCAATATGCCCAGTTAAAATCTATGCGATATTCCGCAGATTATGCAATTATGCAGTCGGATAGGACCGCTCCCCTATACTGGTACTATGACCAACCGGAGTAAAACAGAGTCCGTTGAGTACATGCTCAATTCGCGGGGCAGTATCCCGGACAGACAGACGGCCAAGCAATCAGGCCGTTTTCCCCATCCAGCCTGGTGCACAATCTTCGCGGCCGGCCAGTATTACGATGAATTCCCTTATACTGACAAATCATCCCTGATTATTGCAGCAGACGGCGGGCTTGACTATGCTTCCTCTCTGGGCCTGACTCCTGATGTTTTCATTGGAGACAACGATTCCCAAATGGATCTAGCCTCCAGGAAGGAGCTGTCCGATCAGACAACGGTTATACCCCTGCCCGCACAGAAGGACGATACTGACCTGATGGCAGCAGCGAAATATGGGTGGAGTCAGGGAATTCGCCAATTTGATATTTATGGGGCCTTAGGTAAACAGATCGACCATACCTTGTCAAGCATAATGCTCCTGGCCCGGCTAGCACAGGCAGGAGGGATTGGATTCCTGCATGGAGATCATACGATCGTGACTGCGATCTGCAACGCCACCATGACTTTTCCTGAGGGATATGTAGCTCCCCGAAGGATGATTTCAATTTTTGCCCAGTCCGACACCTGTACTGACGTAACTATTAAAGGACTCGCTTATGAGCTCAGCCACGAAACGGTAACTAATCATAGTGATTTTGGGTCCCGCAATGAGTTTAGAAATAATACAGCATCCAGTATTCATGTAGGGTCTGGCACCCTGATTATCACCTATCCCAGTGAAGCCCCTTACCCTACCATTGTTACCAGGGTCAAGCCCTTGCCATCTTTGGGAGATCTGAGCAGGACGGTTTCCCAGCATTTGGCTGCGACTGACAAGGATTAGCAACGGGGGAAGGCAGGGGAAGACTGAAAGAAGACAAAGAACAAAGAGAAGACAGGGAAAAACTGACACGGTAAGGCTTTACAACTACATAGGCAAGACTAACGCAACCTTACAGGCTTCAACACCCTCAGATGAGTCGATGATGAGCAGAAGTCTTGCCATTAGTTAGTCGAGTATTACAGCTCAGCATCAGCATGTCTAGTATTGACTGGTTTAACAGTAACAACTAGTCCAGATACTGGAGGGGGTTATCAATAACCCGCCTTAATCCCAGTTCTGCCGCCCCTCTCAAGGCAGGATGGTCATTGACCGGGGGCTTCATAACAGTGACAGACATTCCCGAAGATCCCAAAACCTGATCAGCTACATCAACAGTCATTTCCTCCATAACGGAATCATCAATTCTAGACCAGAACCCGCCTACCATAGCCGTATCCACATCCACAACATTCATGGCCGAGGCAATAACCGAATTGAGAGCTCGGATAGCAAGTCGCAT
This window contains:
- a CDS encoding N-acetyldiaminopimelate deacetylase; translated protein: MMEKMSPVLTEANLISIRRNLHQIPEPALKEVKTQAYVLKVISGMNQEFLQVRVPENLSTAVLVLVSGFRPRRTIAYRADMDALPIEEKTDLPFSSTNPGYMHACGHDIHMAVALGVLSYFSVHQPEDNLIFFFQPAEEAESGAKRAYESGIFTGEWKPDEFYALHDTPDLPAGQIGCRMGTLFAGTTEVTIDIEGVGGHAAFPQDSKDALMAAAALIMQAQTIISRGIDPVQGGVLTLGKIQAGRARNIIAGHAHIEGTIRGLSQNTIQRIDDQLLALCRGLEEAYSVTVSCRLHQGGYLPVVNDPHLTKNLIHIMKALPGVDYSTVEPAMTGEDFGYLLARFPGTMFWLGVDDESCLHTATFNPKESAIGKGVEAVCSFISERMHEV
- the dapD gene encoding 2,3,4,5-tetrahydropyridine-2,6-dicarboxylate N-acetyltransferase, with the translated sequence MTTGEAGTGGQENSLSAREIISYIAQSDKKTPVTVYIRGVSSEEMAGLVYPDQTQVFAEGRLAIVFGDWALLQPFIQKYEGRFEQVRVEAGARNSALPLLDLTRVHARIEPGALIRDRVTIKDGAVIMMGAILNIGAYVGEGSLIDMGAVLGGRAAVGKNCHIGAGAVLAGVIEPASAQPVRIGDQVLIGANAVVLEGVQVGDHAVVAAGAVVTQDVEPYTVVAGVPARVIKSVDAHTESKTAIEEDLRRI
- the lysA gene encoding diaminopimelate decarboxylase, whose product is MIQRDQISASGHFMVGGCDCLDLAATYGTPVIAYDVSRIRRNYRAFRQAFEKAKIRSVISYASKAFSCKAVYNLIDQEGGHVDVVSGGELATALAAGFPPERISFHGNNKSQEELTFALKSKVGLIIIDNFHEIELLQNMLPSPRSAHRDQVEPAHIMLRITPGVSAHTHDYISTGQTDSKFGFDLASGQADRALQKVLADSRFCMEGIHAHIGSQIFDPYAFQALARIMINLAARWRRDFGYCAQSVNLGGGFGIAYNQEDDPDDVEDFVQSLSSSIRQAAADLSFPLPTVWIEPGRSLVGSAACTLYTVGSRKDIPGYNSYIFVDGGMGDNIRPALYRARYQAFLAKNPVGRPAETVRIAGKYCESGDVLCWDQALPQTQPGDILAIPATGAYGYSMASNYNRNPRPAVVFVEDGHPQLVIRRESYEDLIRLDMAYDSGPHR
- the dapF gene encoding diaminopimelate epimerase → MITLEKVQGSGNSFFLLDQDLLPSALNENELSRLALALCPRKTGLTGGADGILAVTASPTPSIHVINADGSQASMCGNGLRTVARYLHDHYGFGQEGKRDTIDGSFHVSTLNANLQVRSVGNFAPGLPAYSVEISPVSFDSRSLPFTNLGRNRLINCSVPELLPDLRFTALSVPNPHVVSFMTQDQVQSDLLSSLGNRLNSPNPYFPNGVNVNFAHILGRNTLYVRTFERGVGLTNACGTGMSAASLCLVLTHPQMGEANQEITVYNPGGMVKTRVHYQEEEGTYTINLIGNATVTHLIELDESCLYHPPAQGSDLEKKKAKIKETAENTAYQDFVAKLPYH
- a CDS encoding glycoside hydrolase family 3 protein, which gives rise to MTIRINDPDKQAFEQEHEDLVRRLAPECMVLLRNDGTLPLTNLQSVALYGNGARQTIKGGTGSGDVNVRHFVTVEEGLEKAGVTVTTKDWLDAYDQVISAAKKDFYQKLRQEAKAAGQNPILATMGKMVVEPNYQIPLHKGTDADTAVYVLARNSGEGSDRRPVPGDIKLTETELRDIVELNKTYQHFALVLNVGGLIDLTGLEEIKTVLLLGQLGSATGDACADVLTGKAYPSGKLTMTWAPIEDYPSTEGFGDPNNTNYREGIFVGYRYFDSTNTTPIYPFGFGLGYTTFKVSPGTVEVDGETITVNATVTNTGSAAGKDVVEVYYSAPQPDRSLPKPYQALAGFVKTQELQGGQSQVVSLTFNLSSLASYDQKSSAYLLEAGDYALRVGDSSRSTHIAGIVRLSDDVVTQQLHAVGGESGFTDFVPSGPAYSYPEEAHEIATATVVEIDAGSIPTTAVSYSDQPAEITRTEPFSWKDVASGQRSLDEFVGTLSDEDLTYLCVGAYKDSDDLMEVIGDASTTLAGAAGETTHQIEGQDLPVLTMADGPAGLRLSQRYTLDGGKPQPLETSMGADMLSMYSDEELAAMKSRATDSARARTVYYQYCTAIPIGTELAQSWDDDLVQQCGDLVGDEMELFGANLWLAPAMNIQRSPLCGRDFEYYSEDPLLAGRIAAAITRGVSRHQGCATTIKHFAANNQETNRYFQNNNISERALREIYLKGFEICVKTSHPRTVMTSYNLINGEHACNRYDLVTEILRDEWGFDGLVMTDWLVTGGMGPSGDQWPAASAAGCVKAGNDLTMPGIPSDKKDIMDALSNPEHQYSLTRATLQQSARRVLAMILELTGAENQD
- a CDS encoding DUF5067 domain-containing protein produces the protein MIKKGSKCQIKECPPPADNQINPNFQPYQQNQPPFPQQIPQRKPTSALAVSSLVLGIISIILSFIPFINNFAFLLALVGLALSIAGLVATGKTKNEAGKGLAVAGVILCVLSIIITLVMQQATSKAIDTAFSNTASSSQTSTAKSKDPSPSQKSDSSKNTEDKTSEGKGNVDGDRYTVELVSLVKSIPDSDGKPTVLLTYKVINNMKKNSNPLDINIEAFQNKRQLDTAIYFDQPQGYDPGSFMKTIQPGGVLTVTIGYVLEDETSPVTIEVTGTVDFSKNPQKVTKTYELTK
- a CDS encoding Cof-type HAD-IIB family hydrolase, which translates into the protein MEKDTTVKNQNTGEPVQTRINSLFFDIDGTLTSFQTNDVPQSTRNAIAYCRSKGIKVAIATGRSPHEFDGVRDTLHIDFDAVVCMTGQVVYDQQTIYHQEPLSRQSVDALLAYLTVNPDISVNFSEREYGYLNQMSSAVRHLYDHLGKTAPHVVYDDPFSRLKNHDLYQFSMFVTPEIEKEVVQAVPGVRSLRWHPDFADFIPADGGKDKGIAALLDAWGLDRRGCLVFGDGENDIDMLDFAGISVAMGNASDLVKAHADYVTSSVDQDGVMNALRHLGLVE
- a CDS encoding thiamine diphosphokinase; translation: MTNRSKTESVEYMLNSRGSIPDRQTAKQSGRFPHPAWCTIFAAGQYYDEFPYTDKSSLIIAADGGLDYASSLGLTPDVFIGDNDSQMDLASRKELSDQTTVIPLPAQKDDTDLMAAAKYGWSQGIRQFDIYGALGKQIDHTLSSIMLLARLAQAGGIGFLHGDHTIVTAICNATMTFPEGYVAPRRMISIFAQSDTCTDVTIKGLAYELSHETVTNHSDFGSRNEFRNNTASSIHVGSGTLIITYPSEAPYPTIVTRVKPLPSLGDLSRTVSQHLAATDKD